One genomic region from Pagrus major chromosome 24, Pma_NU_1.0 encodes:
- the ahr2 gene encoding aryl hydrocarbon receptor 2 — protein MLSNTALYAVKKRKKPVQKIPKPPPPDGAKSNPSKRHRDRLNGELDKLTSLLPFTEEVRARLDKLSVLRLSVGYLKVKSFFNATMKKGSNGSSWTGERSLMFGGTIPNALSSSSTSVTPSASSTSSTQMTSIDGVSFSEGELLLQALNGFVLVVTAEGYVFYTSPTIQDFLGFHQSDVVHQSVFELIHTDDRALFRRQLHFALNPNGSQQDGVAMSPSEQNSAEISSNVMTYDPKAIPPENSAFLERNFCCRFRCLLDNSSGFLALNFRGRLKLVHGQNRVSEDGTLIPPQLALFAIATPMQPPSILEIRNKTLLFQTKHKLDFTPMGIDTRGKVVLGYNEIELCMKGSGYNFIHAADMMYCAENHLRMMKTGETGFTIFRLLSKTRTWIWVQANARLVFKGGKPDFIVARQKALTNEEGAEQLHLRRQQLPFNFATGEALLYDVVPTIDPNPQSCSAPKQRKLDNYSVSPNSILGCMLNQDQSIYCEHNPANNLNSLNDVVFQETHATVNVPGDVWLETTPKPAGSLVKSEATVQDMMDTLQQILGDNDLSDALDVAPDELKSWESTLLKMSTTSCELNEDLNDILNNDILAYVEEQLQREGGLKLPDQLDDIPSCLSTLDLQNQDLDQGEEQDFGWPLEPQIPNGQMTTTQPNPLLGMMKLTHMDLPQMGSSGLNGPTLQQIASQQSPDGLGQGSTSAPVSFNPSLVDSSAQNQLRTLQVNAKENNLGAFSLRQTNQNHPNQMAQNQLQMRTTNLQIGLQDQTGNPVFNFQSNQWNSLVPNQAFVETYTQNISNKPAFTADPPSTNCLQGHFSLQTQNSENQSLSWLLDQQQQQQQQQQQQPLISSGHQQMGACLNQISGFQRNPVPGVVTAQNAINGRPMFRTPETSNVQFPVQRSMAPSSSCMFRNAPPSVPVNGVHPIQRLNPANNQIPSKPSCVYQSLPGGGSVLGRTAIPIPDEAPLSCQMNAGLDPDSLLVQQQFLNFSEQTQVNSRPVVGNGGFPFSSLLPNGNAYYSENK, from the exons CCACCATGAAGAAAGGCTCAAACGGCTCCAGCTGGACCGGCGAGCGGAGCCTGATGTTCGGGGGAACCATCCCGAACGCgctgtcttcctcctccacaaGCGTCACTccctcagcctcctccacctcctccacccagATGACGTCCATCGACGGAGTCAGCTTCTCTGAGGGAGAACTGCTGCTTCAG GCGCTGAACGGCTTCGTGTTGGTGGTGACGGCTGAAGGATACGTCTTCTACACATCCCCGACCATCCAGGACTTCCTCGGCTTCCACCAG tcGGACGTCGTCCATCAGAGTGTGTTCGAGTTGATCCACACAGACGACCGAGCTCTGTTCAGACGGCAGCTCCACTTCGCTCTCAACCCCAATGGAAGCCAGCAAGATGGCGTCGCAATGAGTCCCA GTGAGCAGAACTCAGCGGAGATCAGCAGCAACGTGATGACCTACGACCCGAAGGCCATCCCTCCGGAGAACTCGGCCTTCCTGGAGAGAAACTTCTGCTGTCGCTTCCGCTGCCTGCTCGACAACTCGTCCGGCTTCCTG GCCCTGAATTTCCGTGGCCGCCTGAAGCTGGTCCATGGTCAGAACCGGGTGTCCGAGGACGGGACGTTGATCCCACCACAGCTCGCTCTGTTCGCCATTGCCACGCCGATGCAGCCGCCGTCCATCCTGGAGATCCGCAACAAGACGCTGTTGTTCCAGACCAAACACAAGCTGGACTTCACTCCCATGGGCATCGATACCAG AGGGAAGGTGGTTCTGGGTTACAATGAAATCGAGCTCTGCATGAAAGGTTCAGGCTACAACTTCATCCACGCTGCAGACATGATGTACTGCGCCGAAAACCACCTCAGAA tgATGAAAACAGGAGAAACTGGTTTCACCATCTTCAGGCTGCTCAGTAAAACCAGGACCTGGATCTGGGTCCAGGCCAACGCCAGGCTGGTCTTCAAAGGAGGGAAACCGGACTTCATCGTGGCCCGGCAGAAAGCTCTCAC AAATGAAGAAGGTGCAGAACAGCTGCACCTCCGTCGGCAGCAGCTGCCGTTCAACTTTGCCACCGGAGAGGCGCTGCTGTACGACGTTGTTCCCACCATCGACCCCAACCCCCAGTCATGCTCCGCCCCCAAGCAGAGGAAGCTGGACAACTACTCCGTCAGCCCCAACTCCATCCTGGGCTGCATGCTGAACCAGGACCAGTCCATCTACTGTGAACACAACCCTGCCAACAACCTCAACTCGCTCAATGATGTCGTCTTCCAGGAAACCCACGCCACCGTCAACGTCCCCGGAGATGTCTGGCTGGAGACCACACCCAAACCTGCAGGAAGCCTGGTGAAGTCCGAGGCCACGGTTCAGGACATGATGGATACCCTGCAGCAGATCCTCGGGGACAATGACCTCAGCGATGCCCTGGACGTGGCGCCGGACGAGCTGAAGAGCTGGGAGAGCACCCTGCTGAAGATGAGCACCACCAGCTGCGAGCTGAATGAAGACCTGAACGATATTCTCAACAATGACATCCTGGCGTACGTAGAGGAGCAGCTCCAGAGGGAGGGCGGGCTCAAGTTGCCGGATCAGCTGGATGATATCCCGTCATGCCTTTCCACGTTGGACCTGCAGAACCAGGATCTTGACCAGGGTGAAGAGCAGGACTTTGGCTggcctctggagccacaaataCCAAACGGGCAGATGACCACCACGCAACCAAATCCACTTCTGGGGATGATGAAACTGACCCACATGGATCTTCCTCAGATGGGTTCTTCTGGTCTCAACGGTCCAACCCTTCAGCAGATCGCCTCCCAGCAATCTCCTGATGGTCTTGGACAGGGCTCCACTAGCGCTCCAGTTTCCTTCAACCCCTCCTTGGTGGACTCTAGCGCTCAGAACCAACTGCGAACCTTACAGGTCAATGCCAAGGAGAACAACCTCGGAGCGTTCTCGCTCAGGCAAACCAATCAGAACCACCCAAACCAAATGGCTCAGAACCAGCTCCAGATGAGGACCACCAACCTTCAGATTGGCCTCCAGGACCAAACCGGCAATCCTGTCTTCAACTTTCAGAGCAACCAGTGGAACTCCTTGGTCCCAAACCAAGCCTTTGTAGAAACATACACccaaaatatttcaaacaaaCCGGCTTTCACTGCAGATCCTCCCTCCACCAACTGCCTGCAGGGACACTTTTCACTCCAGACACAAAACAGCGAGAATCAGAGCCTGTCATGGCTGctggaccagcagcagcagcagcagcagcagcagcagcagcagccgctgATCTCCAGTGGACACCAACAAATGGGTGCCTGCCTCAACCAAATTTCAGGGTTCCAGAGGAATCCCGTTCCTGGCGTCGTCACTGCCCAGAACGCCATCAACGGCAGGCCGATGTTCAGGACTCCAGAGACTTCGAACGTACAGTTTCCTGTTCAGCGGAGCATGGCGCCTTCGAGCAGTTGTATGTTCAGAAACGCCCCCCCTTCTGTGCCTGTAAACGGTGTGCACCCCATTCAGAGACTAAACCCCGCCAACAACCAGATTCCCTCCAAGCCTTCCTGTGTGTATCAGAGTCTTCCTGGAGGTGGATCTGTGCTGGGGAGGACGGCTATCCCGATTCCTGATGAGGCGCCGCTGTCCTGCCAAATGAACGCTGGTCTCGACCCGGACAGCCTGTTGGTACAACAGCAGTTCTTAAACTTCAGTGAACAGACACAG GTCAACAGCCGTCCAGTCGTCGGGAACGGAGGTTTCCCCTTCTCGTCCTTGCTGCCCAATGGGAACGCCTACTACTCAGAGAACAAATAG